In Microbulbifer sp. THAF38, the sequence AATTTGAATTTGGTCCGTCACCCAATACAAAGCCACCGGATTAACCGGACGGTTATTGTTTTATTTGTTTTGGAAAAAACCTGTGACCAATCCCGCTGAATGCCAAACCGTTGAACCGACAGAGCCCACCTTTTCCGCTTGGCTGAAGGAAGGCACAAATACGACCCACGAGAGTCTAGATAAACGCATTATGTCCCTGTCACCATTTTCCAATCGCGAGCGGTATGCACTGTTTGTTCGCACGCAGTCGCGACTGCATCAAGCCGTGTCTGATTGGTTTCAGAGTGACGAATTAAATAATTTTTTGCCCGGCCTGAAAGAGAGAGACCGCTCCGCAGCAGTCCTCCAGGACTGTGCTGATTTCGAAATGCCCGAGAGCGATTTGAAAGCTGATCAGCAAGCCGCAGCAGAAGTCACAATTAGTGATTTCCACTCTGCACTGGGCTGGCTCTACGTGGTTGAAGGCTCTAACTTAGGGGCGGCATTTCTACTCAAATACGCGCGCAAACATCTGGATTTATCGGAAACTTTTGGAGCGCGACACTTAGCGGGACACGAAGATGGTCGCGGGTTACACTGGCGCCAATTCAAAACTGCGTTAGATGCTCTTGAACTCAACGAAGAGCAAAAAGAAGTAGCCCTCGAAGGGGCCAAACAGGCCTTTGCTTTTGCACGACAAAATGTCGAACAATTATTAGCGCCCGCTACACCCTAATTTATTTTTCACCTGAAGTCAGGAGTCGGTAATGAGAATCTGGACTGTAATTATATTGTGTTTGCTAGGCAGCACACTCGGCCCATTACCGGCTCTAGCGCAGGAAAATAATTCCAACTCGGGCGAGCTCAGCAATTCAGAAATGGCTCTCGAGGAAAGTGCGGTGACCGCCGTCGGGCTGCAAGAAAATCAAGGCAACTCTTCCCCGCCTACAACCTCCAACATCGGAGATACCGCTTTTAGCGCACACGATTTATCTCCGATGGGCATGTATCACGCAGCGGATATCGTTGTTAAAAGCGTAATGATCGGCCTGCTGTTGGCCTCTGTTTTAACCTGGGCGATCTGGCTTTTTAAAACCGTGCAGCTGGTATTGACCCGCCGCAAGGCCAAACAATTATTGGCAACCCTGATCCAAAGCAAGACGTTCGCCAATGCCGAATCGAAGCTTTCAGGCCAAACCGGCGGTGCCCTGCTATTGGTAGAAGCGAGTCGCCACGAACTCGAGTTATCCTCTGGTGGCCCAGTGTCAGATGACGGCCTAAAAGAGCGTGTTCTGGCTCGCCTGGAACGAGTCCAGGCTTCTCTCGCTACCGACATGAATCGCGGCACCGGGATTCTGGCAACCATCGGTTCCGTCGCCCCCTTTGTCGGTCTATTCGGTACGGTATGGGGCATCATGAACAGCTTTATCGGCATCGCAAAAACCCAAACCACAAACCTGGCCGTGGTGGCTCCAGGTATTGCAGAAGCCCTGCTGGCAACTGCGATCGGCCTGGTTGCTGCAATTCCGGCGGTAGTGATCTACAACTACTTTTCC encodes:
- a CDS encoding biliverdin-producing heme oxygenase produces the protein MTNPAECQTVEPTEPTFSAWLKEGTNTTHESLDKRIMSLSPFSNRERYALFVRTQSRLHQAVSDWFQSDELNNFLPGLKERDRSAAVLQDCADFEMPESDLKADQQAAAEVTISDFHSALGWLYVVEGSNLGAAFLLKYARKHLDLSETFGARHLAGHEDGRGLHWRQFKTALDALELNEEQKEVALEGAKQAFAFARQNVEQLLAPATP
- the exbB gene encoding tonB-system energizer ExbB, whose amino-acid sequence is MRIWTVIILCLLGSTLGPLPALAQENNSNSGELSNSEMALEESAVTAVGLQENQGNSSPPTTSNIGDTAFSAHDLSPMGMYHAADIVVKSVMIGLLLASVLTWAIWLFKTVQLVLTRRKAKQLLATLIQSKTFANAESKLSGQTGGALLLVEASRHELELSSGGPVSDDGLKERVLARLERVQASLATDMNRGTGILATIGSVAPFVGLFGTVWGIMNSFIGIAKTQTTNLAVVAPGIAEALLATAIGLVAAIPAVVIYNYFSRAIGNYRAVLADNVTALMVLISRDLDRHHPNARPLAELVSESKKRPVSLAQGAS